In Candidatus Cohnella colombiensis, one DNA window encodes the following:
- a CDS encoding YwhD family protein codes for MDNNNTQPPEKKKLSLNVVSNKEHRGFGAGTIDLSQVSCVIIDGNEAYIDVGAMHAKSKVEKGIKFSPNKEDVPNGRSAWVVWVAVDRNEEGSYYAGVTSCEMLIDTEARRGWKILADHVNRLDASLKRKFMLDNIGPEQKAALRELLVEHNAEWWDRSSQNLKDLLS; via the coding sequence GACAATAATAACACGCAGCCACCAGAAAAAAAGAAGCTTTCACTGAATGTGGTTAGCAATAAGGAGCATCGCGGCTTTGGCGCGGGAACAATTGACCTGAGTCAGGTGTCATGCGTGATTATTGACGGCAATGAGGCTTATATTGACGTTGGAGCTATGCACGCGAAGAGTAAGGTGGAGAAGGGCATTAAGTTTTCTCCGAATAAGGAAGATGTTCCGAATGGCCGTTCGGCTTGGGTTGTGTGGGTCGCAGTGGACCGCAACGAAGAAGGCAGCTATTATGCAGGAGTAACATCGTGTGAAATGCTTATTGATACAGAAGCAAGACGGGGTTGGAAGATACTTGCCGATCACGTCAATCGGCTGGATGCATCCCTGAAGCGTAAGTTCATGCTCGATAATATCGGTCCAGAACAGAAGGCTGCGCTGCGTGAGCTGCTTGTAGAACACAATGCGGAGTGGTGGGATCGCTCGTCTCAGAACTTGAAGGATTTGCTATCATAA